A window of the Isosphaera pallida ATCC 43644 genome harbors these coding sequences:
- a CDS encoding SDR family NAD(P)-dependent oxidoreductase, giving the protein MTMELAAMTKRVALVTGAGRGVGQAIARALCQHGWAVAVTDVDIRAAVSSAASIETDHEPGWGETLALALDVRMADSWAFALSETRARFGRVSALVNNAGISPRGGVEDTSLALWEHVLAVNLTGAFLGIQAAWPDLVQTRGSIVNIGSTRGSRPMRNLVAYGVSKAGLEALTRQVAIEGLKVGVTCNCLAAGWMDTPGERLIQASLGRPDFPAGLVNLIPLDHLGQTVAFLLAPHARHLNGVTLHLDSGLHIADHADLIFQPESRAPTSSAFQSTSNPSSPNPPESN; this is encoded by the coding sequence ATGACGATGGAGTTGGCAGCCATGACCAAGCGGGTGGCGTTAGTGACTGGAGCTGGTCGCGGAGTGGGTCAGGCGATCGCCCGCGCGTTGTGCCAGCACGGTTGGGCAGTGGCGGTCACCGACGTCGATATCCGCGCGGCGGTCTCCTCCGCCGCCTCGATCGAAACCGACCATGAACCCGGTTGGGGGGAAACCCTGGCCCTGGCTTTGGATGTCCGCATGGCCGATTCTTGGGCCTTCGCCCTCTCGGAAACCCGCGCTCGGTTTGGTAGGGTGTCTGCTTTGGTCAACAACGCCGGCATCAGTCCCCGAGGCGGCGTCGAAGACACCTCGCTCGCTCTTTGGGAACACGTGTTGGCCGTTAACCTCACCGGAGCCTTTTTGGGAATCCAGGCCGCTTGGCCCGACCTGGTCCAAACCCGCGGCTCGATCGTCAACATCGGCTCCACCCGGGGTTCCCGTCCCATGAGGAATCTGGTGGCCTACGGTGTTAGCAAGGCCGGCCTGGAAGCCCTCACCCGCCAGGTGGCCATTGAGGGCCTGAAGGTCGGCGTCACCTGCAACTGTCTGGCTGCCGGCTGGATGGACACCCCCGGGGAACGTCTCATTCAAGCCAGCCTAGGACGCCCTGACTTCCCCGCAGGTCTGGTCAACCTCATCCCTCTTGACCATCTGGGCCAAACCGTCGCCTTCCTCCTCGCTCCTCACGCCCGTCATCTCAACGGCGTCACCCTCCACCTCGACTCCGGCCTTCACATCGCCGACCATGCCGACCTCATCTTCCAACCCGAATCCCGCGCTCCCACTTCATCTGCGTTTCAATCAACCTCGAATCCGAGTTCTCCAAACCCTCCCGAGTCCAATTGA
- a CDS encoding serine/threonine-protein kinase has product MPTPSTLLRSIGAALVDHFGGRPFPRNLADYILDLAQTAWDYWSQANNEESRRLAELSELTQSNDAEVRELACDLARTLIRSAPAPSDSGNPAAPTAPVSPPRSRASRAMPATVASPEEFEEGFVTYLTLIPHAIRQAMKRFRDPEGRTVPGGFTARCSDDLVPFLPPRLPMFRVGDSPLIGSDWQLVELLGIGGSGEVWKAANPNFQCIPPVALKFCLDPAEERHYFVHEAAVLNRALPNGPHRGLVALRNTYFKNDQACLEYEYIEGGDLGRMILDWKRDRPKAVSTRSIVRIMYRLARIVGYFHRIDPPIVHRDLKPANILIQRLSRRRFALKVADFGIGGLAARREIERTRRGTTRGQLLSSAIRGSHTPLYASPEQIRGNPPDPRDDVHALGVIWYQMIAGDLTQGAPTGLDWFNDLIEMGWNEDQVKLIASCFASRADRRPKDACDLADRIATLFPDVIRSSRRPRLRRRDDPKPPTPTGSSKASLRPSSRLGPPIPGRPPVSQAGTLLTHAPRHSTSLPTPYTTAAPPSAPAAENRPPSSWIRSRKETPASTPSPSKPDEATSTECSTPWIWDSEGRVLIVRQDPSTLSQALPDASSDSRTHFELSRVEPPRSSTNRSEPLDLTPLQSNPARPCPPSTDDSGESRCLPQGHCWSSQDDGIRYVGPEPLPLNELDMLIGQLRKLGPRFSPLGDLIHHTLLTGFVSKHTVWTLSKWCYEPSAGRELAQKIARRLFGAVPPQFLNERNQPVPDPAGADVEFERWKRALCRSLYRSQVAATWNYDPTQPDDPVPPHRNPPPAKCDPTESIPLGLAENGSDDTTPALPLSGTRSPAAGPVRRPNSAYERTDEPINP; this is encoded by the coding sequence ATGCCGACACCATCGACATTGTTGAGGTCGATCGGAGCCGCCCTGGTGGATCACTTCGGCGGTCGGCCGTTTCCGCGCAACCTCGCCGACTACATCCTCGATTTGGCCCAAACCGCTTGGGACTACTGGTCGCAAGCCAACAACGAGGAATCCAGGCGGCTGGCGGAACTTAGCGAACTGACTCAGTCCAACGACGCTGAGGTGCGCGAATTGGCCTGCGACCTAGCGCGAACCCTGATTCGTTCGGCTCCCGCTCCTAGCGACAGCGGGAATCCAGCCGCGCCGACTGCTCCGGTTTCTCCCCCCCGATCTCGGGCGTCCCGGGCCATGCCGGCTACCGTCGCCTCCCCCGAGGAGTTCGAAGAAGGATTCGTCACCTACTTGACGTTGATCCCGCACGCCATCCGCCAGGCGATGAAGCGGTTCCGCGACCCGGAGGGTCGAACCGTGCCGGGCGGTTTCACCGCCCGTTGCAGCGACGACCTCGTCCCGTTTTTGCCACCCCGTCTCCCCATGTTCCGGGTGGGAGATTCGCCCTTGATCGGTTCTGACTGGCAACTCGTCGAACTGTTGGGAATCGGTGGCTCTGGCGAGGTCTGGAAAGCTGCTAACCCCAACTTCCAGTGCATCCCGCCCGTGGCATTGAAGTTTTGCCTCGACCCCGCCGAAGAACGCCACTATTTCGTTCACGAAGCCGCCGTCCTCAACCGTGCGTTGCCCAACGGACCCCATCGCGGACTGGTAGCGTTGCGCAACACCTACTTCAAAAATGATCAAGCCTGTCTGGAATACGAATACATCGAGGGTGGCGATCTGGGTCGTATGATCCTCGACTGGAAGCGGGATCGTCCCAAAGCGGTCTCGACTCGTTCGATCGTGCGGATCATGTACCGCCTGGCGCGGATTGTGGGGTACTTTCACCGGATCGACCCGCCCATCGTCCACCGTGATCTCAAGCCGGCAAACATTTTGATCCAACGTTTGAGCCGACGGCGGTTTGCGCTGAAGGTGGCGGATTTCGGAATTGGCGGTTTGGCAGCGCGTCGGGAGATTGAACGAACCCGGCGTGGCACGACTCGGGGCCAATTGCTCAGTTCGGCGATTCGTGGCTCGCACACCCCGCTTTACGCCTCGCCCGAGCAGATTCGGGGCAATCCCCCCGACCCGCGGGACGACGTTCACGCCCTGGGGGTCATCTGGTATCAAATGATCGCCGGCGACTTGACCCAAGGGGCTCCGACGGGCCTGGATTGGTTCAACGACCTGATCGAAATGGGCTGGAATGAGGATCAGGTCAAGCTGATCGCCTCGTGCTTTGCCAGTCGGGCGGATCGCCGCCCCAAGGATGCGTGCGACCTGGCGGATCGCATCGCAACTCTGTTCCCCGACGTGATCCGTTCGTCGCGCCGGCCTCGCCTCCGTCGCCGCGATGACCCCAAGCCCCCCACCCCCACCGGCTCGTCCAAGGCAAGCCTCCGCCCTTCCTCCCGGCTTGGCCCCCCGATCCCAGGACGGCCACCGGTTTCACAAGCTGGCACCCTGCTGACTCATGCCCCGCGGCATTCCACGTCGCTTCCAACGCCTTACACCACGGCCGCGCCTCCGTCGGCACCGGCGGCGGAAAACCGTCCTCCCTCCTCCTGGATCCGATCCCGCAAGGAGACGCCGGCTAGCACGCCTTCCCCTTCCAAACCAGACGAAGCAACGTCGACCGAATGCTCTACCCCTTGGATCTGGGATTCCGAAGGGCGCGTCCTCATCGTCCGCCAAGACCCCTCCACCCTCTCTCAAGCCCTCCCAGATGCCTCGAGCGACTCGCGCACCCACTTCGAGCTTTCCCGCGTCGAGCCTCCCCGCTCCTCGACCAACCGTTCCGAACCGCTCGACCTCACCCCGCTCCAATCCAACCCGGCTCGACCATGCCCCCCCTCCACGGACGACTCCGGGGAATCCCGATGCCTCCCGCAAGGACACTGTTGGAGTTCGCAGGACGACGGCATCCGCTATGTCGGACCCGAGCCACTGCCCTTGAACGAACTGGACATGTTGATCGGCCAACTCCGCAAACTCGGTCCACGCTTCTCGCCCCTGGGAGACCTGATCCACCACACCCTGCTGACCGGATTCGTTTCCAAACATACCGTCTGGACCCTGTCGAAATGGTGCTACGAACCCTCCGCCGGGCGAGAACTGGCCCAGAAAATCGCTCGTCGCCTCTTCGGAGCCGTCCCGCCCCAATTTCTCAACGAACGCAACCAACCCGTCCCTGATCCCGCCGGGGCCGATGTCGAGTTTGAACGCTGGAAACGCGCACTGTGCCGCTCGCTCTACCGCTCCCAAGTGGCCGCCACCTGGAACTACGACCCCACCCAGCCCGATGACCCCGTCCCACCCCACCGCAACCCCCCTCCGGCCAAGTGCGATCCCACCGAGTCCATCCCGTTGGGCCTAGCAGAGAACGGCTCCGATGACACCACCCCAGCGCTCCCCCTCTCAGGAACGCGAAGCCCCGCGGCCGGTCCGGTTCGACGGCCGAACTCGGCTTACGAACGAACCGACGAGCCGATCAATCCTTGA
- a CDS encoding serine/threonine protein kinase yields the protein MERIPPPRDPLPPPGSPASSERPSTSRSPGPLLTPPEVPIELPGGLDTLSVPGLATGRGRILSPPPPTHFLRAVAHAVMDLVGDEIVLRDVVIMEALTALAEHVWANWGVPLDERTRRLELKTLATLPAEGIRPTVQQIVQEFAADRSPKVRQILTTYLCLVPSQIRQALKRLADPTGTTIPSKLMPRSAEKLLIFLPIDIPIFEPGDRPLPGVDWVLTELLGVGGFGEVWKAVNPHFSCIEPVVLKFYLGRVANDNVAFLHEAAMLNRAMPNGIHPGLVELRTTYLSADPPCLEYEYIGDGDLAQIIQERSGRGGLSPRSATKLLLQLTRTVGHFHRMDPPIVHRDLKPANILVKRTSQGKIRLKIIDFGIGGLAASKEIEKYKKLSSRGFILNTAIQGSHTPLYASPEQIRGNPPDPRDDVHALGVIWYQMVTGDLSQGAPTGLDWVGELMERGLTEEQVNLFASCFASRCERRPRDAFELGERLEKIMPDLEKPRGKHSHSRGKPLGWSSGALGLASKLLWSGGRGSSEDARSSTPLPPPHAAGKLLPAHSRGPTPPTPTAGVSSSELSAHSTSAILGEIAPPFTKLKRDGQGLAIAGPVGDDVAVRLLIAALRQQVPSKAKPLCHQLEGSLRIGYFSKQLIWNLSKYCHIESPIREISQTIARKLFGSVPRQFINERDLPIPDLETAERLYDLWRDAVCKASGP from the coding sequence ATGGAACGCATTCCGCCACCCCGCGATCCCCTGCCGCCTCCGGGTTCCCCAGCCTCTTCGGAACGTCCCTCCACGTCCCGTTCGCCTGGGCCATTGCTGACGCCGCCGGAGGTGCCCATTGAACTCCCCGGCGGACTTGACACGCTGAGCGTCCCGGGTCTGGCGACGGGTCGGGGACGCATCTTAAGTCCACCTCCGCCCACCCACTTCCTCCGCGCCGTGGCCCACGCCGTGATGGACCTCGTGGGCGACGAGATCGTGCTGCGGGATGTGGTCATCATGGAGGCGCTGACTGCTTTGGCCGAGCATGTCTGGGCCAACTGGGGCGTGCCTCTGGACGAACGGACCCGCCGCCTTGAACTCAAAACCCTGGCTACTCTGCCCGCCGAGGGGATCCGTCCCACTGTCCAGCAAATCGTCCAGGAATTCGCCGCCGACCGATCCCCCAAGGTTCGCCAAATCCTCACCACTTACCTTTGCCTGGTCCCATCCCAAATCCGTCAAGCACTCAAACGTCTCGCCGACCCCACCGGCACCACCATTCCTTCCAAACTGATGCCCCGTAGCGCTGAAAAGCTGCTGATTTTCCTCCCGATCGACATCCCTATCTTCGAACCCGGCGACCGTCCCTTGCCGGGCGTGGATTGGGTTCTGACCGAGTTGCTCGGGGTCGGCGGCTTCGGCGAGGTTTGGAAGGCAGTCAATCCCCACTTCAGTTGCATCGAGCCGGTGGTGTTGAAGTTTTATCTGGGACGGGTAGCCAACGACAACGTCGCCTTCCTGCACGAGGCGGCCATGCTCAATCGCGCCATGCCCAACGGAATCCATCCCGGCTTGGTCGAGTTGCGGACCACCTACCTATCGGCCGATCCTCCTTGTTTGGAATATGAATATATCGGCGATGGCGATTTGGCACAAATCATTCAAGAGCGTTCCGGCCGTGGGGGGTTGTCGCCTCGCTCAGCGACCAAACTGCTCTTGCAACTGACTCGGACGGTGGGCCATTTCCACCGGATGGACCCGCCGATCGTTCACCGCGACCTCAAACCGGCGAACATCCTGGTCAAGCGCACTTCCCAAGGCAAAATCCGGCTCAAGATCATCGATTTCGGCATCGGCGGCCTGGCGGCCTCCAAAGAAATCGAGAAGTACAAGAAACTTAGTTCCCGCGGCTTCATTTTGAATACCGCAATTCAAGGCTCGCACACCCCGCTTTACGCCTCGCCCGAGCAGATTCGGGGTAATCCCCCCGACCCGCGGGACGATGTTCACGCCCTGGGGGTCATCTGGTACCAGATGGTCACCGGCGACCTTTCGCAAGGCGCTCCGACCGGATTGGATTGGGTCGGCGAACTGATGGAGCGGGGATTGACCGAAGAGCAAGTCAACCTGTTCGCCTCCTGCTTCGCCAGCCGATGCGAACGCCGGCCCCGTGACGCCTTCGAGCTGGGCGAACGGCTCGAGAAGATCATGCCCGACCTAGAAAAGCCGCGCGGTAAACATTCCCACTCCCGCGGCAAACCGCTGGGCTGGTCCTCCGGAGCGCTGGGGCTGGCGTCCAAGCTGCTTTGGAGCGGCGGCCGCGGCTCCAGCGAGGACGCGCGTTCCTCAACCCCGCTTCCGCCCCCTCATGCCGCTGGCAAGCTCCTACCCGCTCACTCCCGCGGTCCCACACCTCCAACCCCAACCGCAGGCGTCTCCAGTTCGGAACTCTCCGCCCACTCGACGTCGGCCATCCTTGGCGAAATTGCCCCACCGTTCACCAAACTCAAACGCGACGGCCAAGGCTTGGCGATCGCCGGTCCCGTCGGCGACGACGTGGCCGTGCGTCTGCTCATCGCCGCCCTGAGACAACAGGTGCCCTCCAAAGCCAAACCCCTGTGTCATCAGCTCGAAGGATCGCTCCGAATTGGATACTTCTCTAAGCAACTCATTTGGAATCTCTCCAAATATTGCCACATTGAAAGCCCGATCCGTGAAATCAGCCAGACGATCGCCCGCAAATTGTTCGGCTCGGTCCCTCGTCAGTTTATCAACGAACGCGATCTGCCGATCCCCGACCTGGAGACCGCTGAGCGGCTCTACGACCTCTGGCGCGACGCGGTTTGCAAAGCGAGCGGCCCCTAA
- a CDS encoding tetratricopeptide repeat protein, producing MKNELSSPPHPAPTHLHGIGDPAANTIHHPEIHQTTLERWLRHASQQAWFTPLVVAIVATPLFWVIFSNLSGGSQGREARAWRELTASMVGTPKLSELETVADQTSGTKVELWSQLRLAEAAFNEGLQNLPGNPDAARDGLDQAISAYKRALDLAAPGSAAARAARFGLARSYEARNDLDLAKTEYETLAADMPDSFEGRQARDLAARLDRDDVRAFYNNLYTFSITPELPDALKGDAVSVPPPPAIVPPRVNPFPDDLPANPFQEPLAPDDGPADAAASDTQAGSLLAPLTAPATTTPPATTAPQASSETTENQSPSSNPVPEAATSPPPQS from the coding sequence ATGAAGAACGAACTCTCCTCGCCTCCTCATCCCGCTCCCACCCACCTTCATGGGATCGGCGATCCGGCGGCCAATACCATTCATCACCCCGAAATCCACCAGACCACGCTGGAACGTTGGCTGCGCCACGCCAGCCAGCAAGCCTGGTTCACCCCGCTGGTAGTAGCGATTGTGGCCACTCCGCTCTTCTGGGTGATTTTCTCCAACCTCTCGGGCGGTTCCCAAGGCCGTGAGGCCCGGGCCTGGCGCGAGTTGACAGCCTCGATGGTCGGAACACCCAAGCTCAGCGAACTGGAAACAGTGGCCGACCAGACCTCCGGCACCAAAGTCGAACTGTGGAGCCAACTCAGATTGGCCGAAGCGGCCTTCAACGAAGGACTGCAAAACCTTCCTGGCAACCCCGACGCCGCCCGCGACGGTCTGGACCAAGCGATCTCCGCGTACAAACGCGCGTTGGACTTGGCCGCGCCTGGGTCAGCCGCCGCCCGCGCCGCGCGGTTTGGCCTGGCCCGCTCCTACGAAGCCCGCAACGACCTCGACTTGGCGAAAACAGAATACGAAACCCTCGCCGCCGACATGCCCGACTCCTTCGAGGGCCGACAAGCCCGTGACCTGGCGGCTCGTTTGGACCGAGACGACGTCCGCGCCTTCTACAACAACCTCTACACGTTCTCCATCACCCCAGAATTGCCCGACGCTCTCAAGGGAGATGCGGTCTCTGTTCCACCTCCCCCCGCCATCGTCCCCCCCCGCGTCAATCCGTTCCCCGACGACCTTCCCGCCAATCCCTTCCAAGAGCCTTTGGCACCCGATGACGGCCCGGCCGACGCGGCCGCGTCCGACACTCAAGCCGGTTCGCTCTTGGCTCCGCTGACCGCTCCCGCCACCACCACGCCGCCCGCCACAACTGCTCCCCAAGCCTCCTCCGAGACGACCGAGAACCAATCCCCTTCGTCCAACCCCGTCCCGGAGGCCGCCACCTCGCCTCCTCCTCAGTCGTGA
- a CDS encoding RluA family pseudouridine synthase, which yields MTPIESDPLRSRLRPLAESAPARTDRESAEAEDDAPLVSIKLTGRPRPRLAEEPIEFVVKSKLEGRRLDTYLTSRFPDYSRSVIQKVIDANAVMVNGKPARASQKVREGDFVSLRLPELWDGTIPAQDIPLTVIYEDQWLSIIDKPAGMVTHPGKGNWSGTVVNALQHRYDTLSQLAGSTRPGVVHRLDRDTTGLLIVARDDTIHGKLAQLFETRTIEKEYLAICSGIPERDRDWIDQPLGPHPTVREKMAIRGEADGGRPARTFYEVVERFDRFALVRCQPLTGRTHQIRVHLTHVGLPILADKLYSGRDRITRGDLLGWQARGDDHDHVLLTRQALHAHRLKFLHPATGEPLEIRSPLPPDMAETLETLRQRPAASSTNPTRFSITRRL from the coding sequence ATGACTCCAATCGAATCCGACCCGCTCCGCTCCCGCCTTCGCCCCCTCGCCGAATCGGCCCCTGCGCGGACCGACCGCGAGTCCGCAGAGGCAGAGGATGACGCGCCCCTGGTCTCCATCAAGCTGACAGGACGACCGCGTCCTCGTTTGGCCGAGGAACCCATTGAGTTCGTCGTCAAATCCAAACTCGAAGGACGACGTCTGGATACCTATCTCACCAGCCGCTTCCCCGACTATTCGCGCAGCGTCATTCAGAAAGTCATCGACGCCAACGCCGTCATGGTCAACGGCAAACCCGCCCGTGCCTCGCAGAAGGTCCGCGAGGGTGACTTCGTCTCGCTCCGCCTGCCGGAACTCTGGGACGGCACGATCCCCGCCCAGGACATTCCGCTCACCGTGATTTACGAAGATCAGTGGCTCAGCATCATCGACAAGCCCGCCGGCATGGTGACCCACCCCGGCAAGGGAAACTGGTCCGGCACGGTTGTCAACGCGCTGCAACATCGTTATGACACCCTTTCCCAACTCGCCGGTTCAACCCGGCCCGGCGTGGTTCACCGACTCGACCGCGACACCACGGGATTGCTCATTGTCGCACGCGACGACACGATCCACGGCAAACTCGCTCAACTATTTGAAACCCGAACCATCGAAAAGGAGTATTTGGCGATCTGTTCGGGAATCCCCGAACGGGATCGGGACTGGATCGACCAACCGCTTGGTCCGCATCCCACTGTGCGTGAGAAAATGGCCATCCGCGGCGAAGCCGACGGTGGACGACCTGCCCGCACTTTTTACGAGGTGGTCGAGCGGTTCGATCGCTTCGCCTTGGTGCGCTGCCAACCCCTGACGGGGCGCACTCATCAAATCCGCGTCCATCTCACGCATGTCGGCCTTCCGATCCTGGCTGACAAGCTCTACTCGGGCCGGGATCGCATCACCCGCGGCGATCTGCTGGGTTGGCAAGCGCGGGGCGACGATCACGACCACGTGCTCTTGACCCGCCAGGCATTGCACGCCCATCGGCTCAAGTTCCTCCATCCCGCAACCGGCGAGCCTCTGGAAATCCGTTCGCCGTTACCGCCCGACATGGCGGAAACTCTGGAGACCTTGAGGCAACGACCAGCGGCCTCGTCAACCAACCCGACCCGTTTTTCGATAACCCGGCGGCTGTGA
- a CDS encoding tetratricopeptide repeat protein — MVRRCWIIRLGLVGLGLLLSWPPVPTLIAQAQSPPAESALATANSTLTFANGLLKSQRYDLAEAEYLRWIEANPNAPVADQTQAWFGLGTARLMQGNYAFAREAFTKVLELAPPDHPARPTSLYRLGEIAAFLNEDPQALELLSAFTTKHPDHPMSDAAWRWLAEVKLRLGDHRGAKDGFERVLAREQGDGRYAPAARVGLARAWAKLDNVETAVGLLRDQIERGGEWADRSRVELVRLLREAGRHDEALAVHAEFERDLDSSNPTTIDPKRQRWLAESRFEQAATLIQATRVEEAEAVLQPLVGSSDADLATRAALELGELLAQRNQLEPARTVWNQAAQRFPNSSRWVALMARVADAARRLNQLADAEAAYLSIVQTRPDDPFAPDAQLRAAELAFQRGDHLEARRRAAALAVTFPTSSWIPAARLVEARAALASGQAEEAVTILTTLIENAQTDPALARAARYQLARAALAHNDPETAFAIWRELGSTEGHPYVAASRYELGVNLYRLGRYDEAADALESYLKAVPETKIASQALAYLVMAHSRGGRFEQAAATLEQLARLHPNSNNLAVARVDLAERLYEAERYDQAEALFSPIADDQTSALRPQALSGRGWCRLKLDRPEEAARDFQILVETYANDPATPSNALILARTLQAIDRPNDALSVVDRLIERHPDFDRLADARLLQARLNLKVDRPEQAIAAYRSFLTTYPGHPEAINALLECGWLLLDLNRPAEVEPLIASAPPGWSQHPRGAELTLMLAEALIDQNRHDEARIQLKPLVENPSVRSQLDSTARHAVLHRWGQLQLQAGDVEGATQTLDLLLNDQPPPPPELARQARFRLGEARFRSDNPASCRTVFEALLEDLQSQPDDLNQPTNRLLWEVASLRLIQTDILEQRWEAALAAIERLEPSLTDPVRRAEATYAKGRALQGQARFDDARAAYQAVVANPNAGELAARAQLMLGETYFHQKQYEVALREYLKVEVLYDAPVWQALALYAVAQTYERLNQLDRARQTYDELLKRFPQSDRAVEARVRLETLNASGSKPTGGSE; from the coding sequence ATGGTCCGCCGTTGTTGGATCATTCGCCTCGGACTCGTTGGCCTTGGGTTACTCTTGAGCTGGCCCCCCGTACCGACGCTCATCGCGCAAGCGCAATCGCCCCCCGCGGAATCCGCTTTGGCGACGGCGAACTCGACCCTCACCTTTGCCAATGGCTTGCTCAAATCGCAGCGCTACGATCTGGCCGAAGCGGAATACCTGCGCTGGATCGAAGCCAACCCCAACGCGCCAGTCGCCGATCAAACCCAGGCTTGGTTCGGCCTAGGAACCGCTCGCCTAATGCAGGGCAACTACGCATTTGCACGCGAGGCCTTCACCAAAGTTCTGGAACTGGCTCCGCCCGATCATCCCGCCCGCCCCACCAGCCTCTACCGTCTGGGCGAGATCGCCGCGTTCCTCAACGAGGATCCTCAAGCCCTGGAACTCCTCAGCGCGTTTACAACCAAACATCCCGACCATCCCATGAGCGACGCCGCCTGGCGCTGGTTGGCTGAGGTCAAGCTCCGTCTTGGCGACCACCGAGGAGCCAAGGATGGGTTCGAGCGAGTTTTGGCGCGAGAGCAGGGAGACGGACGCTACGCCCCGGCCGCCCGCGTGGGGCTGGCTCGCGCTTGGGCGAAGCTCGACAACGTCGAAACCGCCGTCGGCTTGTTGCGCGACCAGATCGAACGGGGTGGTGAATGGGCCGATCGCTCGCGGGTGGAACTCGTTCGCCTGTTGCGCGAAGCCGGACGCCATGACGAAGCGCTGGCGGTTCATGCCGAATTCGAGCGCGACTTGGACTCCTCTAACCCGACCACGATCGACCCCAAACGGCAACGCTGGCTGGCCGAAAGCCGGTTTGAACAAGCCGCCACCTTGATCCAAGCCACCCGAGTCGAGGAGGCCGAGGCGGTTCTACAACCACTCGTCGGCTCCTCCGACGCCGATCTCGCCACCCGCGCCGCCCTGGAACTGGGCGAATTGCTGGCTCAACGCAACCAACTCGAACCAGCCCGCACGGTCTGGAACCAGGCCGCTCAACGTTTTCCCAACTCCTCCCGCTGGGTCGCTCTCATGGCGCGGGTCGCTGACGCGGCGCGGCGTCTCAACCAACTCGCCGATGCCGAAGCGGCTTATCTTTCAATTGTCCAAACCCGCCCCGACGACCCCTTCGCCCCCGACGCACAACTTCGCGCCGCCGAACTCGCGTTCCAACGAGGCGACCATCTCGAAGCCCGTCGGCGGGCCGCAGCGCTGGCCGTGACCTTCCCCACCTCCTCCTGGATCCCCGCTGCCCGCCTGGTCGAAGCCCGCGCGGCGCTGGCATCGGGACAGGCTGAAGAGGCTGTGACCATCTTGACCACTCTGATCGAGAACGCCCAAACCGATCCCGCGCTCGCCCGCGCAGCCCGCTACCAACTCGCTCGGGCCGCTCTGGCCCACAACGATCCCGAAACCGCCTTCGCCATTTGGCGCGAACTGGGATCAACCGAAGGACACCCCTACGTCGCCGCATCCCGTTATGAGCTTGGTGTGAATCTCTATCGCCTGGGACGATACGACGAGGCCGCCGACGCGCTGGAATCCTACCTCAAGGCCGTTCCCGAGACCAAAATCGCCTCGCAAGCCTTAGCGTATCTCGTCATGGCCCATAGTCGAGGCGGACGTTTCGAGCAAGCCGCCGCCACGCTGGAACAACTCGCTCGGCTGCACCCCAACTCGAACAATCTCGCCGTAGCGCGGGTCGATTTGGCCGAACGACTCTATGAGGCGGAACGTTACGATCAGGCCGAAGCGCTTTTCAGCCCCATCGCCGACGACCAGACCTCGGCCTTGCGACCCCAAGCGTTATCGGGACGTGGCTGGTGCCGCCTGAAACTCGACCGCCCTGAAGAGGCGGCACGCGACTTTCAAATCCTTGTCGAAACTTATGCCAACGACCCTGCCACTCCGTCCAACGCGCTGATTTTGGCGCGGACCCTCCAAGCGATTGACCGCCCCAACGACGCGCTGTCCGTTGTCGATCGACTGATCGAACGTCATCCCGACTTCGATCGCCTGGCCGACGCCCGCCTGCTTCAAGCGCGCCTCAATCTCAAGGTGGATCGTCCCGAACAAGCAATCGCGGCCTATCGATCCTTCCTGACCACATACCCCGGCCACCCCGAAGCAATCAACGCATTGTTGGAATGCGGCTGGTTGCTGCTGGATTTGAATCGCCCCGCCGAAGTCGAACCTCTGATCGCCTCCGCGCCGCCCGGCTGGTCTCAACACCCCCGAGGCGCGGAACTGACCTTGATGCTGGCCGAAGCGCTCATCGACCAAAACCGCCACGACGAGGCGCGCATTCAACTCAAACCCTTGGTTGAGAATCCCTCAGTTCGTTCGCAACTCGATTCGACCGCTCGACACGCGGTCCTGCACCGTTGGGGACAGCTGCAACTCCAGGCCGGCGACGTGGAAGGAGCCACCCAAACCCTCGACCTTCTCCTCAACGACCAACCGCCCCCACCTCCTGAACTAGCTCGCCAGGCTCGGTTTCGTTTGGGCGAGGCTCGATTCCGATCCGACAACCCCGCGAGCTGTCGGACGGTCTTCGAAGCCCTCCTTGAAGATCTTCAAAGCCAACCCGACGACCTTAACCAACCCACCAACCGACTTTTGTGGGAAGTCGCCTCGCTTCGCCTCATCCAAACCGACATCCTCGAGCAGCGCTGGGAAGCAGCCCTCGCGGCCATCGAACGCCTCGAACCCTCCCTTACCGATCCCGTCCGACGCGCCGAGGCGACCTACGCCAAAGGTCGCGCGTTGCAGGGTCAGGCACGGTTCGACGACGCCCGCGCCGCCTACCAAGCCGTAGTGGCCAACCCCAACGCGGGAGAGCTTGCCGCCCGCGCGCAACTCATGCTGGGCGAAACCTATTTTCACCAAAAGCAATACGAGGTCGCATTGCGGGAATATCTCAAGGTCGAGGTTTTGTACGACGCACCCGTCTGGCAGGCGCTGGCTCTTTATGCCGTGGCGCAAACCTATGAACGTCTCAATCAGCTCGATCGTGCGCGGCAAACCTATGACGAGCTGCTCAAGCGCTTTCCTCAAAGCGATCGAGCGGTTGAGGCCAGGGTCCGTCTGGAAACCTTGAATGCGAGCGGTTCCAAACCCACTGGGGGTTCTGAGTGA